The window TTGCGGCTTATTCCAACTGAACCTTGGGTAGGTGCTGCTTCATGGGCATTTGTTTCACTGCCAAAGATCAAATTTGAGTTGTTACCGTTCCGCTTATTCAATTTAATGGGTATGTCCTAATTTCTTGACTATGATAATGAATTGCATTTTATAGCTAGTAGTTGCAAAAAGATGTCATAGGGAGGTTTGACAGGGACGCATGAAAAGTGGTTtacttttgttcttctttagTTTATCTATATGTTTTTAGCAGGCATGCTTGTGGAGgttcattcattttttgagGATAGTTTTCGTTTGCATTCAAATTTGACCTTTGGATGCTGATGCAcgtttatctttttctttctgtgtTTTGGCTGCACGCTTGGGACAACATCAGCTATTCCTGTTCTCTCCATGTAAGTAGATTAATCCTTACTGTTGAATAATTGCTATATAAGTTGGTCAGTTCAAGGCAGAATAGAGACATTTTTTGttgtaaaaaaattgattctaTGACAGAAAGTTGTGTATTGATAATCAATTCATGAACTATACGTGCTAATGAGAGTCTGAATTCGTTGTCCATAATACTTGTACTAGAAAAGAAGATTGGTACTATTGAAGCCTTTTGTTTCGAGGATCGCCTTATGAAGTAGTGCCCAAGTGTACTTAAAAGAATCAAGATCTTTTGATCAGAATCAGTTTTCTGAATGTCATAATTTTGTTGTGGCGTTTCACATCTTAATTTGCTCATACAGCTGATAATTTTAACGGAGTGTTCTAGTCGGGCTTGATTTTCCCCCTTCTATTTGTCTTCTGACCCTTGCTTTCTATGTTTGGATAGGTTTTTGACAAAACTTCTCACTGAGGATTTACCTAAGTTATTTGTACGTCCAAAGAAGATATTTCTAGATTTCCAAAGCGGAAAAGCAGTTGGACCAGTCCCATACGAGGTTAAATCAGGAGATATGCAGAATAAAGATTTTGTTGGAGAACTGTCAGTAACCCTTGTAGATGCTCGAAAGCTTTCTTATGTCTTTTATGGTAATGAATATCATTCTTTTCTATATTATCCTTTCTTGAAAACCATGCTTTGTTAATTTCTGAATTTCTCATGCTTAGCTATCAAGTGTTTGTGGTCCTTATCAACGTTGTTGTGGTACTCCCACCTTGTTTTCAGAAACTGTCGAAAGCAACTATTTATTCATATAGATTTATGATTCTACATTTTACTCATCGATCCGATCCCTATTTTTCTCAGGAAAAACAGACCCATACGTCACTTTAACCTTGGGTGATCAAATAATACGTAGCAAAAAGAACAGCCAAACCACTGTAATTGGGCCACCGGGTGAGCCAATCTGGAATCAGGTGAAGCTCATTTCTGATTATCCTTTGTTTTACCAGAGAGGGTGTTCCATGAACAATAGTGGTTCAAGTGTTCTTTGGTTATTTTCGggttctttttaagttttcaatctcttttatgTACTCACGTGTATTGGTATTCGGGATTTCAGGATTTTCATATGCTTGTTGCAAACCCTAGGAAACAGAAATTGTATATTCAAGTGAAAGACTCTCTTGGATTTGCAGATTTGACTATTGGTAATGCAGAGGTAACTTATCTTATATCTTTCTTTGTAACTGTGCAAACTAAGTTGAGGAAAAACTAAAACTGCTGGCCTGACTATATTTGCTAAGGCTTTTTCTTAAATCAatcattttggtcatttttaaAGTTGGTTTAGTCTTATTTAAGTCCCATAACTTGGGTCGCTATTACTCTAATTTGAATTTGCGTTTTCACTTCTCTATAATTTGGGGTTCCGACACCTCTGAATAGCTTTTGTCACTCTGCTCTTAGATAGAACTGGTAAGGTTCTTCGCTTTGCATCGAATTAAACCACATGCTCCACCGCTTGTGTGGGCCCCCGTTAATTTCTTTGAGTTTCATTCTTGTGAACGTACTCCCCAAGTGGGATATTAACGTGTTAGCTACAGAATTACACGGGTCAATACGCACAACGTCTAGTATCCATTATTTACGGCTAGGACTATTGGAGTATCTAATCCCATTCTCTCCCCCGGCCCAGCAGAGTGCTTTCGCTGTTGGGATGGAGTGTTTACCGATGAAAATTATCTTGTGAAATTCATGTAGAATGTTGTACAAATGAACAAATAACATTGGATGGTCTATTTGTTTTGCATGGTTTTGGGAATCTTGTTAGAAAGAACAGTAAGTGGAATTGGTAAATGGATGGATGgaagtttaataaaattttggctTTGTTTTTGCGTATTCTCATACAGGTTGATCTTGGATCTCTTCAAGATACTGTACCAACGGACAGAATTGTTGTTTTGAGGGGAGGTTGGGGACTCTTTAGAAACAGGTCTTCTGGAGAAATACTGCTGAGATTGACATACAAAGCATATGTTGAGGACGAAGAGGACGATAAGGCTGCATCGGACGACGAGTTTTCTGATTCTGATGAACCCGAACCTAATGGCACTTATGAGCGTGAAACGAATGCTGCAAAAGAACATGGTAAGGAACCATTTATGGACGTTCTGGCAGCTTTGATAGTGAGTGAAGAATTTCAGGGAATAGTGGCATCAGATTTGTTGAATTCTAAACTTCAGAATGATGCCACTTCTACTAGCATGGGTGCAACACGGTCGAGATCTGGTGATGCTGATAGTGACACCAAACCGACAGTTTCGGGCGTTAAAACTAGACGTTTTGCTggtaattttgttgtttagatatccattttgtttatatatctGATGTGATGCTAAATTTTGATGGTGGTGAAGTGTTCTAATCCGTATAAAACTGCAGAATCGGCATTGTTTTGGTTTGCTGTGATAACGAGTATATCAGTGCTTATTGCTATCAACATTGGTGGTTCAAGTTTCTTCAACCCATGATGTTATATGGTTCAAGTTTCTTCTACCCATGATCTTATATGGTTCGAGTTTCTTCTACCCATGACCTTATTGACCTTATTATGGTTGGAGTTTCTTCTACCCATGACCTTATTATGGTTCGAGTTTCTTCTACCCGTGATCTTATATGGTTCGAGTTTCTTCTACCCGTGATCTTATATGGTTCGAGTTTCTTCTACCCATGATGTTATATGGTTCGAGTTTCTTCAACCCATGATCTTATATGGTTCGAGTTTCTTCAACCCATGATCTTATATGGTTCGGGTTTCTTCAACCCATGATCTTATATCAACTATATGGTCGCAGAAACTTCCCAATTCATCGGCCATTTTGCATCATCCTTCAGCCTCCGACTGCTTGTAGCTGGCTATCTCTCATCAAAGCTGCTGTTGACATACACAGACTGTGTATTCGTATTGAACAACGCATCCTTGGCAGGCTAGAGTGAAGTATACACATACACATTGAAACGAACAataaaatcaatcaatttaaCCCGTGTTCGGGTTGTATATAAGGCGCTAACAGAGCAATACTCTGTGGCATACCAATTTTGActtgaaattataataacaaATGTACACTCTTTCCCCTTGCACCTATCATGTATCCACTTGTTAATTTTCCTATCCTTTAACATTTATTCTTGCAAATCAACTAATCACAAAACTAAACATAGAACACTCTTGTTTTTGGCATAATTCTTCCTGGCCTCAAGGAAGAAAAGGATTGTGAGAAGGATATGCTTCCTTCTGCTTTTTGTAAGCCCTGAAAAATGAAGTAAAGCAAGCAACTTCTTGAAAATGGTGGATTTTTTTGAACAATTCATAATGTTTTGATGCTTCGAACTCACCGGGAAACATTCAATCCTCCAAGTGAAACAGTCCCCAGAATCAAGAACAGGAAAGGAAGCTTGATCAAGGCATGATTTCTTCTCCCTCCTTGCGAGACCGGAACCCCCCTTCTTACAACCCGTTCATATGAAGCTGTTCATAGTTGGCTCATCAAATCGTATCCCAGAATGAACTAACAAAGCCATGATATGTTTACCTGAATGTGAATCTCCTCTTCGGGCACCTGCAAAGATTTCGTTTAGGCTATAATCAAACGTGGAAGCAATTGAATTCGTTTTTGGTGATCTATCGGATCAGTTGTGGATACATGAGAATTACCAGATAACAGGAATGAATAAGCTTCGGAAATCTGCAGCAGATGATATATCAAAATCTTGGATTCATGAAATGAACGCATTATATAGTCGCGGCTTCAATGGAAACGCGTTTTAATCCTTACCAGTTTGAATTTGGATTCGGCCTGAGACTTCTGATGAGCAGGGAACAGGTCAGGATGAGAATCCCATACCTTCCTTTTGTAAGCTTCTTTTACCTGcgatgaagaacaagaacataaaCACACACATTCCTCAATTAAACCCTAGCCAAACATCCGTCTACTTGGAGCAACAATCCGCCATTGTCTTCTTCAAAGATCGTCGCTGAAGattcatcttcaaaatctaTTCATATTACTCATGGATTGGAGATCAGAAAAAACGGATTTAGAGGAAATTGAGAGATATGAGATGTGTATATGGTTTTCATACGGCACCTGAGAAGGAGACGGGCGGGAACCGGGAGAGAATCCGAGCAAGATTCTGGCTTCGTCGCCTTGCATTTCTCTCTCAATATCTCCTTGTCCGTGGTCTCGGCTTCGTCCACGTTTATCAATCTCACCACTCTGCCGCTTAAAAGACTGGTCCACAGCCCAATAACAAAGCATATGTTGGGCTCAAAAGCTCTAATGCTAACGGGCTTGGAGCCCGTTTCAGACAGCACTTCTTTCTGGGGATTTGAGAAACAAGAGCGATATGGGAATTAATCGAGCGACAGTAGGGCTTGTTCATCACTCCGATCCCTCGCTCCAAATTGGCGCACAAATCCTGCATCATTCGAGCCCGTTTCTGCTCCATCTTTTCGTTTTTGTTCTTCAGGTTTTCATCTTCTATCTCTTTTGAtctcttttatttcttgttatCTTCGTTGCAATCAAGTTATTCTCGGCTTGGGCTTAGTGATGGGTTACTGAATCTTCGCTGTTCTTACGTTGGGAATTGGGATGCTATTGATTATCTGTTGCTTTTTGAAATCTTTGTCTGTATGTTTGGAATGCTTGACCTACTAAATCTGTGGatctcttcaaacttgtttaAAATAGGCGAAGTACGATCACATTGGTTATCAATGGAGCTTATCAATGTAATAGAACAAAGGTTGATGGCCATGAGCTCAGGAGTATGTTTCTTCTAAGTATGATCAACCAGGTACCACTTGTTCTTACTTTTCTTGTGCTTTCTCCTTTGGTGTATAGACATCACATAGCTTGGAGATTTAGTATTTAAGTACTGTGTTGAAGCTGAACAATAAATCGGATGAGATAAAACGTGATTGATGTATCATATTTGCTGCTCTTTTATTAGAGTGAAATATCTTccatatatttgtaatttatttgatgattatAAGGAGAGAGTTTCCCCGCCATTTAAGTTAAGTGTGATGGTTTTAGTAAATATTCTCATGTATTAGAGCCCTTCTGGGTTGCACCCTGATCCTTTATTTTTGATGGCTTCTGAATTCtttactcatcttcttctccaccaccactgctGGCTTTGTTGCTTCTCAATGCTGCAGGAGCAGTCTCCATGGCTGCTGCAGGCGGAGCCTATTGATTACTTTTGGCCTCAAAATCACCCTTCGCAGACCCACCCTTCGCCATACTCTATTCTTACCACCTTACCTTCTCCAACACAATCGGTTTCCCCTTAGCCAACATAGCCTCTCTCATGTTCTTCCAAATCAGtccttcatccttcatacTTCATAGAAACCCTGATCTTAGGATTCTCATCAGcgtgctctaataccatgagaatatttgctgaAACCACCACACCTAAACGGGGGAGAGAAATTCTCTATTtctaattatcaaataaattacaaaggatatggaaagaataataaaggGAAAGAGCAATAAATGGATACAAGATATGACAAATAcgatatatttataattattaaataaattacaaaaggatatggaaagaacaataaatggaaTGTGCAATAAtggatacaagatatttgactataataaaaggaaaaatatgatatttatggtGAGCCGTAATGGAagtaaatatctagatatttgcctataataaagggtcaaatatgatatatatggtaaactataattcaggattaaatatttctaacaCCCTCAGCAAGCTGAGTGTCgaatttgaacgaacgtgaagcttggatctgaaaagaaacactttttgtgaagatgttaGCTACCTGGCTCAGAAGAGATGTTTGGTTGGGCGACATAGTATTTTCTTGGCCATTGAAAACTGCAGAGGGATCATCGGGCAGTGTCGATGTTCCCTTGGCTCTGACGAGAACATGTCTAACCCACTCCtgatggtctctttattagtcagttaaaatatacttgagatattcttactcgtgctcaTTTTCTTGATAGCAAACCAGGCCACAAGGCGTAGGCCCCACTCCGTCTCTGcccctctttttctttctttgtctaaAATACACGCTAGAGTCCGCATTCTCGGTTTCtgccctcttcttcctctcttgcTCTGACTGCCACCACGTCCACCCTTCCTTCTTCACAGCCACCATTGAACCATCTCTCTATCTCTAGCCCTTTTCTCAAAATAGAGATATTGCCCTAATTCTAAACCCTTTACCTTTACCTTGCGTCTCTATAGTCCACACCCCATGATTGTTTCTCAACATCTCGTTTCATTCCCATTCCATTTTTAACTGCAATTTCTATGTCTTCCAAGGTTGGATTTGCTGGAATTCTTATGAAGATTTTCCATTCTctctgcatttttttttttgttctatttgcAGCTGGACCAAGACCCTTATAATGGTCCTTTCTCtattctccttcttcctctggTTTTCCCTCTGGTTTTCCCCCTCTTACTTtgtgggttagacatattcttgTCGGAGTTAAGGTAGCATTGCCGGTGCCCAACGATCCCTTTGTAGTTTTCTATGGTCAAGAATACATGCCGCCCAACTAAACGTCTCctctgaaccaggttgttgacatctccATAAAAAGTTTCTCGAtctctttttgaattttttagattcaaGCTTCACGTTTGTTCAAATTCGACGCTCAGCATGCTGGgatgttaaggatatttatccttgaattatagtttaccacatatatatcatatttgaccctttattatagacaaatatctagatctTTGCTTCAATTACGGCTTTTcatatgtatcatatttgCCTTCTATTATAGCCAAATAtcttgtattcatttattgcTCTCTCcatttattgatttttccATATCCTTTTTGATTTATCAGATGATTATAAACAGAGAATTTCCCGACTATTTAAGTGGGGTGACAGCAGAGAAACTTGTAGAATTTTTGGGAGGAtagaattttatattattagaaAGGCTACAGAAAGttatattcttcattttccacCGAGTGACAACATAtacatgcatatatgtattaCAAGTGAATCTTCAACCCACTGAAACACACTTAATGATGCATAAAACAATTTAGACTTCATTTCATCTTTCTGAACCACATCTTGGTTCTTGCACATCCCGAtctttcttttgagtttctcAAACAATAAATGTTTCAAGGGCTTTGTGAATAGATCTGTGATTTGCTAATCACTTGTGCAAAATTCGAGCTCAACAGTGCTTTTTATACACAAATCAcgcaagaaaaacaaaagttcGATGTGCGTACTCCTTCCATGCTAATTTTTAGACAACTTGATAGTTGATATATTATCATAGTAGATAACAGTCGAGCCTGGTTGCTCATGATCAAGAAAGTTATATTTTCTGAACTCATCATGAAAACACAGCTTGAAGTACTTTTGCGATCATTATGTGACACTTTCAACTATAAGTAGAGTTTGTGGTAGTGACACTTTCAACTATAAGTAGAGTTTGTGGTAGTAGCACCATGCTCGTGCCAAGCAATTTAGTTAAGAAAGATGCTTAAAATTCTTGATTAGACTcaatcaagttcgattgttaTCAGTTATGTTAGTATTTCAACTATCAATTGTCTAAAAATCTTGTGTTGCATGGAAGAAGTAAATACATCGACGTTCAGTTACATCGACGTTCAGTTTCATTTCTTGAGTGATTTGTGTAAAGAAGACACTATTGAACTCAATTTTTGCAAAAGCGACGAGCAAATTGCAGATCTGTTTACGAAGTCCTTAAAACAACCATTGTTCGAGAAGCTCATAAGAATGACGAGGATGTGCAGAATCTAAGATGTGTTTCAAGAAGATAAGGTGAAGTCGTAAACTAGTTTATGTAGAATTCAATTTAAGGAATTGAAGAGTTACCTACATGAAGATTCATTTGTTGATAATAAATTAGTACATGCATTCTAAGTTACATGTGTTAGATTCATTCAATCATGTTTATAGATACATGTCCCAAATTATGTCACTACGTGGAAAATGAATATTATGGCACTACGTGGAAAATGAATAATGTAATTTTCTGCATGCTTATTCTATTTGCTAGACCCATGACCTTGCCAATATAGTCATTCACTGCTTCTCCCTATTGCATTTCCCTTTTGCATTTGGTGAATTTCAATGTCTCTTGTAATTGTCCGAGGCTGAACACACTTCATTCTTGTTGAGTCTCTCTCTagcagttggggaggagaacgaatcattctttataagggtgtgcaaacctctctctaacagacacgttttaaaaaccttgaggggaagaaaaacctaaagaggataatatctgccagcggtgagtttggacttgggctgttgtTTTTTGCCATGGATAAGTTCAAAATGTAAGTGACAATAGCATAGCGTGCTCGGTATCattgtttataatatttcGACACACTCTAAAGGGTTATTTTCTTTGGGTCAAAACAGGTATGAGACACGCACATAAGAAAAGTTGGAAGTATGTAAGTGGTAGACATAACGgaatcaaatcataaaggaTATGAGGTGATTTTATTGGTATATGGtgagttttattttcctttgaagtaaaatgtatatatatttatggcCTTCCTTCATAAGAGGCTGTTGCTGCATATCATGAGCcttttaacattatttaacattatttaaaagtatacCATTGAGGAAGCGATGCAGGGGCAGAATCTGGATATGTTCGTGGACGCTCTGTTATTGAATCCTTCACTTCATGTTCTTCGTAGTGGCAGTGAAGACGCAAGAACAGCATTGCATCAAGTAGGGTCTGCCCACTTTGCATTTGATTCAGGTATAactgaaaatataattgttataGAAATACAATACAAGTGAGGTGCGGGTGAGGGGttattgtaacggcccaagcccatcgctagcaaatattgtcgtATTTGGCTTTTCCCTTTGagttccctcaaggtttttaaaacgtgtctgttaggaagaggtttctacatctttataaagaatgttttgttctcctccccaaccaatatgagatctcacaatctactcctcTTCAGGGCCTAGCATCTTCGATGGcattcgttcctttctccaatcgatgtgggaccctccagtccaccccctttagggcccaacatctttgctggcacactacctcatgtccaccttccctttggggctcaacctcctcgttggcacattaCTCGATGTCTGGTtccaataccatttgtaacggtccaagccaccgctagcagatattgtcttctttgggacttcccctcaaggtttttaaaatgcgtccttgatgacactcgttcctttctccaatcgatgtgggaccctccaatccaccctacactgcctcatgtccaccttcccttcggggctcaacctcctcgttggcacatcgcccagtgtctagttctaataccatttgtaatggtccaagccaccgctagcagatattgtcttctttggagcttcccctcaagatttttaaaatgcgtttgttaggaagaggtttccacacctttataaagaatatctcgtcctcctctccaatcgatatgagatctcacagttaCCATATACCTTAAAAAGGAAGAGTTTGATTTCCGTATGATACAACAGATCACAGTCGAGCGAGAGTGAGTTGATCCTGAAAAAGGGGAAGCCTT is drawn from Cucurbita pepo subsp. pepo cultivar mu-cu-16 chromosome LG09, ASM280686v2, whole genome shotgun sequence and contains these coding sequences:
- the LOC111801402 gene encoding uncharacterized protein LOC111801402 isoform X1, with product MQGDEARILLGFSPGSRPSPSQVKEAYKRKVWDSHPDLFPAHQKSQAESKFKLISEAYSFLLSGARRGDSHSASYERVVRRGVPVSQGGRRNHALIKLPFLFLILGTVSLGGLNVSRAYKKQKEAYPSHNPFLP
- the LOC111801400 gene encoding tricalbin-3-like → MISSQSSSPSFGLSNAFSEHCSCSNFIAFSSSYRNPKRRNRFSPAFVPRNFRTKWFFACSISPDASTPNFNLQFATSARTGAKDFVLKRIANELETEQFAQDPSLQVGSNFTGFQDDPIVDKLRTQLGVLHPIPSPPINRNIVGLFVFFFFVGVAFDKLWTFRKRSKFRNEDGLRGSWPQVPTSFSLFLEKDLQRKESVEWVNMVLGKLWKVYRPGIENWLVGLLQPVIDDLKKPDYVERVEIKQFSLGEEPLSVRNVERRTSRRANDLQYQIGLRYTGGARMLLMLSLKFGIIPISVPVGVRDFDIDGELWVKLRLIPTEPWVGAASWAFVSLPKIKFELLPFRLFNLMAIPVLSMFLTKLLTEDLPKLFVRPKKIFLDFQSGKAVGPVPYEVKSGDMQNKDFVGELSVTLVDARKLSYVFYGKTDPYVTLTLGDQIIRSKKNSQTTVIGPPGEPIWNQDFHMLVANPRKQKLYIQVKDSLGFADLTIGNAEVDLGSLQDTVPTDRIVVLRGGWGLFRNRSSGEILLRLTYKAYVEDEEDDKAASDDEFSDSDEPEPNGTYERETNAAKEHGKEPFMDVLAALIVSEEFQGIVASDLLNSKLQNDATSTSMGATRSRSGDADSDTKPTVSGVKTRRFAESALFWFAVITSISVLIAINIGGSSFFNP
- the LOC111801402 gene encoding uncharacterized protein LOC111801402 isoform X2; the protein is MQGDEARILLGFSPGSRPSPSQVKEAYKRKVWDSHPDLFPAHQKSQAESKFKLISEAYSFLLSGNSHVSTTDPIDHQKRIQLLPRLIIA